A window from Nocardioides mesophilus encodes these proteins:
- a CDS encoding amino acid ABC transporter permease — translation MDWELVTTSLWPIVRGALTGTIPLALASFVLGLVIALAVALMRLSRFRTVAALARVYISVVRGTPLLVQLFVIFYGLPSIGLTINPWPSAIIAFSLNVGGYGAEVIRAAILSVPKGQWEAAHMIGMSRGLALRRIILPQAVRVSVPPLSNTFISLVKDTSLASLILVTELFRQAQEIAAFSQEFMALYLEAAVVYWVVCLFLSGGQTALERRFDRYVAQ, via the coding sequence GTGGACTGGGAGCTCGTCACCACCTCGCTCTGGCCGATCGTCCGGGGCGCGCTGACGGGGACCATCCCGCTGGCGCTGGCCTCGTTCGTCCTCGGCCTGGTGATCGCGCTGGCGGTCGCGCTGATGCGGCTGAGCCGGTTCCGGACGGTGGCCGCGCTGGCCCGCGTCTACATCTCGGTGGTGCGGGGGACGCCGCTGCTGGTGCAGCTGTTCGTGATCTTCTACGGGCTGCCCTCGATCGGGCTGACCATCAACCCGTGGCCCAGCGCGATCATCGCCTTCTCGCTCAACGTCGGAGGGTACGGCGCCGAGGTGATCCGCGCCGCCATCCTCTCGGTCCCCAAGGGCCAGTGGGAGGCGGCGCACATGATCGGGATGTCGCGCGGGCTCGCGCTGCGGCGGATCATCCTGCCGCAGGCGGTCCGGGTCTCGGTCCCGCCGCTGTCGAACACCTTCATCAGCCTGGTGAAGGACACCTCGCTGGCCTCGCTGATCCTGGTCACCGAGCTGTTCCGGCAGGCCCAGGAGATCGCGGCGTTCAGCCAGGAGTTCATGGCGCTCTACCTTGAGGCCGCGGTGGTCTACTGGGTGGTCTGCCTGTTCCTCTCCGGCGGCCAGACCGCCCTGGAACGGAGGTTCGACCGCTATGTCGCCCAATGA
- a CDS encoding amino acid ABC transporter ATP-binding protein: protein MSPNDAPLLRVSGLRKAFGEHEVLRSIDLEVVQGQVLTLIGPSGSGKTTALRSLNGLEIPDAGRVEVAPDLSVDFAAPVAKRDLARLRDCSAMVFQHYNLFPHMSVLANVVEGPVRVRNRPRDEAVAEAERLLERVGLSDKRDSFPHQLSGGQQQRVGIVRALAMRPRVLLFDEPTSALDPELVGDVLGVIRELAEEGWTMVVVTHELAFAQEVADQVVFMDQGVVVEHGAPEAVLTAPREERTRQFVRRLQNRF, encoded by the coding sequence ATGTCGCCCAATGACGCCCCGCTGCTGCGGGTGAGCGGACTGCGCAAGGCGTTCGGCGAGCACGAGGTGCTGCGCTCGATCGACCTCGAGGTGGTCCAGGGCCAGGTGCTCACCCTGATCGGTCCCTCGGGGTCGGGCAAGACCACCGCGCTCCGCTCGCTGAACGGGCTGGAGATCCCCGACGCCGGTCGGGTCGAGGTGGCCCCGGACCTCTCCGTCGACTTCGCGGCGCCGGTCGCCAAGCGCGACCTGGCCCGGCTGCGGGACTGCAGCGCGATGGTCTTCCAGCACTACAACCTGTTCCCGCACATGAGCGTGCTGGCGAACGTCGTCGAGGGCCCGGTCCGGGTCCGCAACCGGCCGCGGGACGAGGCTGTCGCCGAGGCGGAGCGGCTGCTCGAGCGGGTGGGGCTCAGCGACAAGCGCGACAGCTTCCCGCACCAGCTCTCCGGCGGCCAGCAGCAGCGGGTCGGCATCGTCCGGGCCCTGGCGATGCGGCCGCGGGTGCTGCTCTTCGACGAGCCGACGTCCGCCCTGGACCCGGAGCTGGTCGGCGACGTGCTGGGCGTCATCCGCGAGCTGGCCGAGGAGGGCTGGACGATGGTGGTGGTCACCCACGAGCTGGCTTTCGCGCAGGAGGTGGCCGACCAGGTCGTCTTCATGGACCAGGGCGTGGTCGTCGAGCACGGCGCCCCCGAGGCGGTGCTCACCGCACCCCGTGAGGAGCGCACCCGCCAGTTCGTGCGGCGGCTGCAGAACCGCTTCTGA
- a CDS encoding A/G-specific adenine glycosylase — translation MSDLHERVLDWYAENARELPWRAPDATPWGVMVSEFMLQQTPVARVLPVYERWLEAWPRPADLAAVSTGEAVRAWGRLGYPRRALRLHGAATGIVERHGGEVPSSYDDLLALPGIGDYTAAAIASFAFGRRHVVLDTNVRRVLGRAVAGVEFPATAVTRAERDLATGLLPDADAVAATWAVATMELGAVVCTAAAPRCGACPVADLCAWRAAGYPAYDGPPRRGQTYAGTDRQCRGRLLAVLRDSDGPVHRSTLEQAWSPAGQRDRCLDWLVDDGLVARLSADTFALP, via the coding sequence ATGAGCGACCTGCACGAGCGCGTCCTGGACTGGTACGCCGAGAACGCCCGCGAGCTGCCCTGGAGGGCGCCCGACGCCACGCCGTGGGGCGTGATGGTCAGCGAGTTCATGCTCCAGCAGACGCCGGTGGCGCGGGTGCTGCCGGTCTACGAGCGGTGGCTGGAGGCCTGGCCGCGGCCGGCCGACCTCGCCGCGGTGAGCACCGGCGAGGCGGTGCGCGCCTGGGGCCGGCTCGGTTACCCCCGCCGGGCACTGCGGCTGCACGGCGCGGCCACCGGGATCGTCGAGCGGCACGGCGGCGAGGTGCCCTCCTCCTACGACGACCTGCTCGCGCTGCCCGGGATCGGCGACTACACCGCCGCCGCGATCGCGTCGTTCGCGTTCGGCCGGCGCCACGTCGTGCTGGACACCAACGTGCGCCGGGTGCTGGGCCGCGCGGTGGCGGGCGTCGAGTTCCCGGCCACCGCGGTGACCCGCGCCGAGCGCGACCTCGCCACCGGCCTGCTCCCGGACGCCGACGCCGTCGCCGCCACCTGGGCCGTCGCCACGATGGAGCTCGGCGCGGTGGTCTGCACGGCGGCCGCGCCGCGCTGCGGCGCCTGCCCGGTCGCGGACCTGTGCGCCTGGCGCGCGGCGGGCTACCCGGCGTACGACGGTCCGCCGCGGCGGGGACAGACCTACGCCGGCACCGACCGGCAGTGTCGGGGCCGGCTGCTGGCGGTGCTGCGCGACAGCGACGGGCCGGTCCACCGCAGCACGCTGGAGCAGGCCTGGTCCCCCGCGGGGCAGCGCGACCGGTGCCTGGACTGGCTGGTCGACGACGGTCTGGTCGCCCGGCTCTCCGCGGACACGTTCGCCCTGCCCTGA
- the disA gene encoding DNA integrity scanning diadenylate cyclase DisA: MAQIERSDEIQRLRTTLAGIAPGTDLRDGLERILRGRTGALLVLGSDKVVESISTGGFTLDVPFTATGLRELAKMDGAIILDRDASRILRAAVHLMPDPSILSTETGTRHRTADRVARQTGFPVISVSQSMQIIAVYVGEIRYVLEDSGQILSRANQALATLERYKLRLDEVSSTLSALEIEDLVTVRDVAVVAQRLEMVTRIAREIVDYVLELGTDGRLLSLQLDELITGVDLERELVIRDYLPHSRRRRTAQDVLTALEGLGPTELVDVAAVARALGLGASEHLDGAVTPRGYRLLAKVPRLPGTVVDRLVDHFGSLQKLLSASIDDLQIVDGVGELRARSVREGLSRLAESSILERYV; encoded by the coding sequence CACAGATCGAGCGCTCGGACGAGATTCAGCGTCTGCGCACCACGCTGGCCGGCATCGCGCCCGGCACCGACCTCCGCGACGGCCTCGAGCGGATCCTCCGGGGCCGCACCGGCGCGCTGCTGGTGCTGGGCTCGGACAAGGTCGTGGAGTCGATCTCGACCGGCGGCTTCACCCTCGACGTCCCGTTCACCGCCACCGGTCTGCGTGAGCTGGCGAAGATGGACGGCGCGATCATCCTCGACCGCGACGCCAGCCGGATCCTGCGCGCCGCGGTCCACCTGATGCCGGACCCGTCGATTCTCTCCACCGAGACCGGCACCCGGCACCGGACCGCCGACCGCGTCGCCCGGCAGACCGGCTTCCCGGTCATCTCGGTCTCGCAGTCGATGCAGATCATCGCCGTCTACGTCGGCGAGATCCGCTACGTCCTCGAGGACTCCGGGCAGATCCTGTCCCGCGCGAACCAGGCGCTGGCGACCCTGGAGCGCTACAAGCTGCGGCTCGACGAGGTCTCCAGCACGCTGTCCGCGCTCGAGATCGAGGACCTGGTCACCGTCCGTGACGTGGCCGTGGTCGCCCAGCGCCTGGAGATGGTCACCCGCATCGCCCGCGAGATCGTGGACTACGTGCTCGAGCTCGGCACCGACGGCCGGCTGCTCTCGCTGCAGCTCGACGAGCTCATCACGGGTGTGGACCTGGAGCGCGAGCTGGTGATCCGGGACTACCTGCCGCACAGCCGGCGACGCCGCACCGCGCAGGACGTGCTGACCGCGCTCGAGGGCCTCGGGCCCACCGAGCTGGTCGACGTCGCCGCGGTCGCCCGGGCCCTCGGGCTCGGCGCCAGCGAGCACCTCGACGGTGCCGTCACGCCGCGCGGCTACCGGCTGCTGGCCAAGGTCCCCCGACTCCCCGGCACCGTCGTGGACCGGCTGGTGGACCACTTCGGCAGCCTGCAGAAGCTGCTCTCGGCGAGCATCGACGACCTGCAGATCGTCGACGGGGTCGGCGAGCTGCGGGCCCGCAGCGTCCGCGAGGGCCTCTCCCGGCTGGCCGAGTCCAGCATCCTCGAGCGCTACGTCTGA